One window of Bacillus sp. THAF10 genomic DNA carries:
- the dpaA gene encoding dipicolinic acid synthetase subunit A, whose translation MLTGMHIAVIGGDARQLEVIRKLIELDAKLSLVGFDQLDHGFTGASKEQLNEVDFSTVDAIILPVPGTNLEGQVDSIFSNEKIVLTEEIVNETPKNCTIFSGITNAYLNQLIANTNRNLVQLFERDDVAIYNAIPTVEGTIMMVIQHTDITIHNSKVAVLGLGRVGTTVARTFSALGADVRVGARKSEHIARIFEMGLTPFHLKELSENVTDVDVCINTIPHLIVTSDVISKMPANTLIIDLASKPGGTDFRYAEKRGIKALLAPGLPGIVAPKTAGQIVANVLAHLLKEDWDGRKEN comes from the coding sequence ATGCTGACCGGTATGCACATAGCTGTCATTGGCGGTGATGCAAGGCAGCTGGAAGTGATACGTAAGCTAATAGAGCTGGACGCAAAGCTTTCACTTGTAGGGTTTGATCAATTGGATCATGGGTTTACAGGAGCGTCTAAAGAGCAGTTAAATGAAGTGGATTTTTCTACTGTTGATGCCATCATCCTTCCTGTACCAGGTACAAATTTAGAAGGTCAGGTAGACAGTATTTTTTCGAATGAAAAAATTGTCCTGACCGAAGAAATAGTAAATGAAACACCGAAAAATTGTACGATTTTCTCTGGAATAACCAACGCTTATCTAAACCAGCTTATCGCAAACACGAATAGGAACCTTGTACAGTTGTTTGAAAGGGATGACGTGGCAATTTACAATGCCATTCCTACAGTTGAAGGAACCATTATGATGGTGATTCAACATACAGACATTACGATACACAATTCCAAAGTGGCGGTACTCGGGCTTGGAAGGGTTGGTACGACTGTTGCGCGTACTTTTTCTGCTTTAGGTGCGGATGTTCGGGTTGGTGCTAGAAAATCTGAGCATATTGCCCGCATTTTTGAAATGGGATTAACCCCCTTTCATCTAAAAGAGCTGTCAGAAAATGTAACAGATGTGGATGTTTGTATTAATACTATTCCGCATTTAATTGTCACCTCAGATGTGATTTCCAAAATGCCTGCCAATACATTAATTATTGACTTAGCTTCAAAGCCTGGTGGTACTGATTTTCGGTATGCAGAAAAAAGAGGAATAAAAGCGTTGCTTGCTCCAGGGCTTCCAGGAATAGTCGCTCCCAAAACAGCTGGTCAGATTGTGGCAAATGTTTTAGCTCATTTACTTAAAGAAGACTGGGATGGGAGAAAGGAGAATTAA
- a CDS encoding dipicolinate synthase subunit B, with protein MQLKGKRLGFGLTGSHCTYDAVVPEIQKLLDEGAEIIPVVTSTVQNTTTRFGQGEDWIKRIEDMTGNKIIDSIVKAEPLGPKLPLDCMIIAPLTGNSMSKLANAITESPVLMAAKATLRNHRPVVLGISTNDALGLNGLNLMRLMSTKNIYFIPYGQDAPEKKPNSMVARMSMLLPTVLDALEHKQIQPVIVERYKDDQ; from the coding sequence ATGCAGCTTAAAGGAAAACGATTAGGGTTTGGCTTAACAGGCTCACATTGTACGTATGATGCGGTAGTACCAGAGATTCAAAAGCTCTTAGATGAAGGGGCAGAAATCATACCTGTCGTTACCTCTACTGTTCAGAATACAACGACTAGGTTTGGTCAAGGAGAGGACTGGATAAAGCGGATTGAAGACATGACTGGAAATAAGATCATTGATTCTATCGTAAAAGCAGAACCATTAGGTCCTAAACTTCCATTGGATTGCATGATTATTGCCCCTCTTACTGGGAATTCGATGAGCAAGCTGGCTAATGCCATTACAGAATCCCCTGTACTAATGGCAGCAAAAGCCACTCTGCGAAATCATCGACCAGTTGTTCTTGGAATCTCCACAAATGATGCGCTTGGGTTGAATGGATTAAATCTGATGAGACTGATGTCCACGAAAAACATTTACTTTATTCCTTATGGGCAAGATGCTCCTGAGAAAAAACCTAACTCTATGGTAGCTAGAATGAGTATGCTTCTTCCAACCGTTCTTGATGCACTGGAGCATAAACAAATTCAACCTGTTATAGTAGAAAGATACAAGGATGATCAATAA
- the asd gene encoding aspartate-semialdehyde dehydrogenase, whose protein sequence is MNGFHVAVVGATGAVGQQMLHTLETRDFPINKLTLLSSERSAGKKVSFKGKEYIVEVATPEKFEGVHIALFSAGGNVSKLLAPEAAKRGAIVVDNTSYFRMDPNVPLVVPEVNEEDILKHNGIIANPNCSTIQMVVALEPIRKLYGLKKVIVSTYQAVSGAGAAAIEELETQMQSILNKEEFTPSILPVKGDKNHYQIAFNAIPQIDKFEENGFTFEELKMINETKKIMHDQQLQVAATCVRLPVVTGHSESVYIEIEDENVTVQELRGLLESSPGVVLQDKPEEQLYPMPANCVGSNDVFVGRIRQDLDNKTGFHLWIVSDNLLKGAAWNSVQIAESLVRLGVVK, encoded by the coding sequence ATGAATGGTTTTCACGTAGCAGTAGTAGGAGCAACGGGCGCAGTAGGGCAACAAATGTTACACACACTGGAAACAAGAGATTTTCCTATTAACAAGCTCACATTATTATCATCTGAACGTTCAGCTGGTAAAAAAGTTTCATTTAAAGGCAAGGAATATATTGTTGAAGTTGCGACACCAGAGAAATTTGAAGGCGTACACATCGCTTTATTTAGTGCTGGAGGAAATGTATCAAAATTACTAGCTCCAGAGGCAGCAAAAAGAGGAGCAATCGTGGTGGACAACACAAGCTATTTTAGAATGGATCCAAACGTTCCACTTGTCGTTCCGGAGGTCAATGAAGAAGATATCCTGAAGCATAATGGAATTATTGCCAATCCTAATTGTTCTACCATTCAAATGGTGGTTGCACTAGAACCAATCAGAAAGTTATATGGTTTAAAGAAAGTGATTGTAAGTACGTACCAGGCCGTATCAGGTGCAGGTGCTGCGGCAATTGAAGAGCTAGAGACTCAAATGCAATCTATTTTAAATAAAGAAGAATTTACACCATCCATCCTTCCTGTAAAAGGAGATAAAAATCATTATCAAATTGCATTCAATGCCATTCCCCAAATTGATAAATTTGAAGAAAATGGCTTCACTTTTGAAGAGCTAAAAATGATAAACGAAACAAAAAAAATCATGCATGATCAACAGCTCCAGGTTGCTGCAACTTGCGTGCGCCTTCCAGTTGTAACAGGACATTCTGAGAGTGTATATATTGAAATAGAAGACGAAAATGTGACTGTTCAAGAACTTAGAGGGTTGCTCGAAAGCTCTCCTGGTGTTGTTCTTCAAGATAAGCCCGAAGAACAACTGTACCCAATGCCAGCAAATTGCGTAGGTTCCAACGATGTTTTTGTTGGACGCATCAGACAGGACCTTGATAATAAAACTGGATTCCACCTTTGGATTGTCTCTGATAATCTCTTAAAAGGAGCTGCTTGGAATTCCGTACAAATTGCTGAGAGTCTGGTAAGGCTTGGAGTAGTTAAATAA
- the dapG gene encoding aspartate kinase encodes MKIVVQKFGGTSVRDDRSRRFALKHIKKAVSEGYKVVVVVSAMGRKGEPYATDTLLSLIDEGTKRVSKREVDLLLSCGEIISSVIFSNLLINEGINATALNGPQAGFRTNNEHTNARIVEMKCEKLLDMLKLFQVVVVAGFQGESKSGDICTIGRGGSDTSAAALGAALKAEWIDIFTDVEGVMTADPRIVKDASPLPVVTYNEICNMAYQGAKVIHPRAVEIAMQAKIPIRIRSTYSNSTGTLVTSLDKTGKGSDIKERIITGIAHVPHVTQIKVFAKEGDYGIQTEVFRAMANEQISVDFFNISPTSVVYTVSDEMSDKAISVLQHLGYEPKVNRHCAKVATVGAGMSGVPGVTSKIVTALSEQGIQILQSADSHTTIWVLVKQEDMIKAVNALHHVFDLARKQVTVIHPAVGEGETKVND; translated from the coding sequence ATGAAAATAGTTGTTCAAAAATTTGGTGGGACGTCAGTAAGAGACGATCGTAGCAGACGTTTTGCGCTCAAGCATATTAAAAAGGCAGTAAGCGAAGGATACAAGGTAGTCGTCGTGGTGTCTGCAATGGGTAGAAAAGGAGAACCCTATGCGACCGACACTCTATTAAGCTTAATTGATGAAGGAACCAAACGGGTCAGTAAACGGGAAGTGGATTTGCTTTTATCATGCGGAGAAATCATCTCCTCGGTGATTTTTAGTAATCTCTTAATAAATGAAGGAATAAACGCGACAGCATTGAATGGTCCGCAAGCAGGTTTTCGGACGAACAATGAACACACGAATGCACGTATTGTGGAAATGAAATGCGAAAAGCTTCTTGACATGTTAAAATTATTTCAAGTAGTTGTGGTAGCAGGCTTTCAAGGAGAATCTAAAAGTGGGGATATATGTACCATAGGTAGAGGTGGGAGTGATACTTCTGCAGCGGCGCTTGGTGCAGCACTTAAAGCAGAATGGATTGATATTTTTACAGATGTGGAAGGTGTGATGACAGCTGACCCGAGGATTGTCAAAGACGCCTCTCCTTTGCCTGTTGTAACGTACAATGAAATTTGCAACATGGCCTATCAAGGAGCGAAAGTCATCCATCCTCGCGCAGTGGAGATTGCCATGCAAGCAAAAATCCCCATCCGCATCCGTTCGACCTATTCCAATTCAACAGGAACTTTAGTAACATCTCTTGATAAGACTGGTAAAGGATCAGATATTAAAGAAAGAATCATCACTGGCATTGCACATGTTCCACATGTTACCCAAATAAAAGTATTTGCTAAAGAAGGAGATTACGGCATTCAAACCGAAGTTTTCCGAGCAATGGCAAACGAGCAAATTAGTGTCGATTTTTTCAACATTTCTCCAACCAGTGTTGTCTATACGGTTTCTGATGAGATGAGTGATAAGGCCATTTCTGTCCTGCAACATCTTGGCTACGAGCCAAAGGTGAATCGCCATTGTGCGAAGGTTGCCACAGTAGGAGCGGGCATGAGTGGAGTCCCAGGCGTAACATCTAAAATTGTGACAGCCTTATCTGAACAAGGTATTCAAATCCTTCAATCTGCAGATAGTCACACCACCATCTGGGTACTAGTGAAACAAGAAGATATGATCAAAGCAGTGAATGCATTGCATCATGTTTTCGATTTGGCAAGAAAGCAAGTTACTGTAATACATCCAGCAGTGGGAGAAGGAGAGACGAAAGTAAATGATTAA
- the dapA gene encoding 4-hydroxy-tetrahydrodipicolinate synthase: MINFGKVSTAMVTPFDNKGNIDFEKTTQLIDYLIANGTDSLVVAGTTGESPTLSNEEKIALFEHTVKAVAGRIPVIAGTGSNNTHASIDLTKKAEAVGVDAIMLVAPYYNKPNQEGLYQHFKAIAAETSLPVMLYNIPGRSIVNMDLTTVVKLSHEPNIVAVKEASGNLDLMTEIIANTSEDFLLYSGDDGLTLPVLSIGGAGVVSVASHIIGNEMQEMISTFISGDVQSAAKRHQTLLPVMKGLFSAPSPTPVKTALQLKGMDVGGVRLPLVPLTEDERVALTNLLQSL; the protein is encoded by the coding sequence ATGATTAATTTTGGAAAAGTGTCAACAGCAATGGTGACACCGTTTGACAATAAAGGAAACATTGATTTCGAAAAAACCACGCAATTAATTGATTATTTAATAGCAAACGGTACGGACTCGTTAGTAGTGGCCGGAACTACAGGTGAATCTCCAACGTTATCTAATGAAGAAAAAATCGCATTGTTTGAACATACAGTAAAGGCAGTAGCAGGGAGAATTCCTGTAATAGCGGGCACTGGCAGTAATAATACACATGCATCCATTGATTTGACAAAAAAGGCAGAAGCAGTTGGTGTAGATGCCATTATGCTTGTCGCTCCATATTATAATAAACCAAATCAAGAGGGCTTATATCAGCATTTTAAAGCAATTGCAGCTGAAACTTCCTTGCCTGTCATGCTTTATAATATTCCAGGACGCTCGATCGTCAATATGGATCTAACAACGGTCGTAAAGCTTTCTCATGAACCTAACATTGTTGCAGTAAAAGAAGCTAGTGGCAACCTTGATCTTATGACGGAGATTATTGCAAATACTTCAGAAGATTTTCTACTTTACAGCGGAGATGATGGCTTGACACTCCCAGTTCTTTCGATTGGAGGAGCAGGAGTGGTATCAGTTGCTTCTCATATAATTGGAAATGAAATGCAAGAGATGATTAGTACTTTCATTTCAGGCGATGTCCAATCAGCAGCTAAGCGTCATCAAACCTTACTTCCAGTGATGAAAGGCTTGTTCAGTGCGCCAAGCCCAACACCAGTGAAGACGGCTCTACAGCTTAAAGGAATGGACGTAGGAGGAGTAAGACTTCCACTTGTACCTCTAACAGAAGATGAAAGAGTTGCGCTCACTAATCTTCTACAATCCCTATAA
- a CDS encoding ribonuclease J has product MNTPQIEKLKVFALGGIGEIGKNMYVIEADQSIYIMDTGVMIPEDGMLGIDMVIPDITYLEENKEKIEGIFLTHGHEEHIGGLGYMLRKISAPVYGTKLTIALAKELVNRTGASKRVTFTEIDENTVLTLKNLTVTFFRTHHSIPDSVGLCFHTSQGAIVHTGDFKFDQSQLSQNSDLGKIAQIGNQGVLCVLNDSTNAEKPGYTLSESIVKQEISDVVYNAKGRVLAACLSTNVGRIQQVIEATVTNQRKLVVISHPADNNFDIAKELGYINIPEDLIVSVNELNNLDSSNLVVLTIGTHSHLMAALLKMAKGAHKHVSVNSQDTVMICASPTPGTEITVGKVIDKLFRTGANVLHSQKKIHSSGHGCQEELKLMLNLLKPRYVIPIQGEFKMQRALSKVAESVGIAKDNIFLLNKGEVIEFSKGEGKYAGKVYAGNILVDGLGVGDIGNIVLRDRRLLSQDGILIVVVSINKAQKKVIAGPELISRGFVYVRESEELLEKANFIVTNILEDAMKEQIFEWSSLKLKIRESLNQQLYEKTRRRPMILPIIMEV; this is encoded by the coding sequence GTGAATACACCACAGATAGAGAAGCTTAAGGTATTTGCCCTTGGGGGAATCGGAGAAATCGGTAAAAATATGTATGTCATAGAAGCGGATCAGTCCATTTATATAATGGACACTGGAGTAATGATTCCAGAAGATGGGATGCTCGGGATCGATATGGTGATCCCTGATATTACCTATCTTGAGGAAAATAAAGAAAAAATTGAGGGGATATTCCTCACACATGGTCATGAAGAGCATATTGGCGGGTTAGGTTACATGCTAAGAAAAATTTCAGCCCCTGTTTATGGCACAAAGCTGACCATTGCTCTTGCTAAAGAACTAGTAAACAGAACAGGTGCAAGCAAGCGAGTAACGTTTACCGAAATTGATGAAAACACGGTCCTTACTTTAAAAAATCTAACAGTTACGTTTTTTCGTACACATCACAGCATCCCTGATTCCGTTGGCTTATGCTTTCACACCTCACAAGGAGCTATCGTGCATACAGGGGATTTTAAATTTGACCAGTCTCAACTGTCGCAAAATTCCGATTTAGGTAAAATCGCACAGATTGGAAACCAAGGCGTGTTGTGCGTATTAAATGATAGTACCAATGCTGAAAAACCTGGCTATACCTTATCAGAATCAATAGTTAAACAGGAAATTTCAGATGTTGTCTATAATGCAAAAGGCCGTGTGCTTGCAGCATGTCTGTCTACGAATGTTGGGCGAATCCAACAGGTAATTGAGGCAACTGTTACGAACCAACGGAAGCTTGTAGTTATTTCTCATCCAGCAGACAATAATTTTGATATAGCCAAGGAGCTTGGCTACATCAATATACCGGAGGATTTAATTGTTTCTGTGAATGAGTTGAATAATTTAGACAGCAGCAATTTGGTCGTCCTTACAATCGGCACACATTCACATTTAATGGCAGCGTTATTAAAAATGGCAAAAGGTGCTCATAAACATGTAAGTGTAAATTCTCAAGATACAGTTATGATTTGTGCTTCCCCAACTCCAGGCACTGAAATAACGGTAGGTAAAGTAATTGATAAGCTATTTCGAACTGGTGCAAACGTACTTCATAGCCAAAAGAAAATTCATTCTTCCGGACATGGATGTCAAGAAGAGTTAAAGCTCATGCTAAATCTTCTCAAGCCCCGTTATGTAATACCTATACAAGGGGAGTTTAAAATGCAAAGAGCCCTCTCGAAAGTGGCGGAGAGTGTGGGCATTGCTAAGGATAATATATTTTTGTTGAATAAAGGAGAAGTAATTGAATTCTCTAAAGGCGAAGGAAAGTATGCAGGGAAGGTTTATGCAGGAAATATCCTTGTGGACGGGCTTGGTGTTGGAGATATTGGTAATATCGTCCTTAGAGACAGAAGATTACTTTCACAGGATGGTATATTAATTGTAGTAGTATCCATTAATAAAGCTCAGAAAAAAGTGATCGCAGGTCCAGAGTTAATTTCTAGAGGATTTGTCTATGTCAGAGAATCAGAAGAACTGCTAGAAAAAGCAAATTTTATCGTAACAAACATTTTAGAAGATGCCATGAAAGAGCAAATATTCGAGTGGTCAAGTTTAAAGCTGAAGATAAGAGAATCCTTAAATCAGCAGTTATATGAAAAAACTAGACGAAGACCGATGATTCTTCCCATTATTATGGAAGTATAA
- a CDS encoding ClpP family protease: MSEYTYQSSEQPNQEPNKQDAGKDSLVNKIQQLGQTNVAQMPSDSKIHCLTIVGQIEGHVQLPPQNKTTKYEHVIPQIVAIEQNPNIEGLLVILNTVGGDVEAGLAISEMLASLSKPSVSLVLGGGHSIGVPIAVSCDYSFIAETATMTIHPVRLTGLVIGVPQTFEYLDKMQDRVINFVTKNSNISEEKFKELMLSKGNLTRDIGTNVVGADAVEYGLINEVGGVGSAIKKLNELVEGNEKKNEEGKMLQ; the protein is encoded by the coding sequence ATGTCCGAATATACATATCAATCATCAGAACAACCAAATCAAGAGCCAAATAAACAAGATGCAGGAAAAGATTCTCTTGTAAATAAAATACAGCAGCTAGGGCAAACGAATGTTGCTCAAATGCCATCAGATTCAAAGATACATTGCTTGACCATTGTAGGCCAAATAGAAGGCCATGTTCAACTACCTCCTCAAAATAAAACAACAAAATATGAGCATGTTATCCCGCAAATCGTGGCAATTGAACAGAACCCAAATATAGAAGGACTCCTTGTTATTTTGAACACGGTTGGGGGAGATGTAGAAGCAGGATTGGCAATATCTGAAATGCTCGCATCACTCTCTAAGCCTTCCGTTTCATTAGTGCTAGGAGGAGGACATTCCATTGGAGTACCAATCGCTGTTTCTTGTGATTATTCCTTTATAGCAGAAACGGCTACGATGACCATTCATCCTGTAAGACTAACCGGGCTCGTCATTGGTGTTCCTCAAACCTTCGAATATTTAGATAAAATGCAGGATAGAGTGATTAATTTTGTAACAAAAAATTCTAATATCTCTGAAGAAAAATTCAAAGAGTTAATGCTTTCAAAAGGAAACCTAACAAGAGACATCGGAACAAATGTCGTAGGAGCAGATGCAGTGGAATACGGATTGATTAACGAGGTTGGCGGAGTTGGTAGTGCCATAAAAAAATTAAACGAACTCGTCGAGGGAAATGAAAAGAAAAACGAGGAAGGGAAGATGCTTCAATGA
- a CDS encoding YlzJ-like family protein: MILYTTMPQELIFPVENSEYDKTRIIDYNGVSLVVQQTEMNTYQIVRNLSTDPSHYLNSNYAPGQTINFK, translated from the coding sequence ATGATTCTCTATACAACCATGCCTCAGGAGTTAATTTTTCCTGTTGAAAACAGTGAGTATGACAAAACAAGAATCATTGACTACAATGGTGTATCACTTGTGGTTCAGCAAACAGAAATGAACACATATCAAATTGTTCGAAATTTAAGTACAGATCCATCACATTATCTCAATAGTAATTACGCTCCAGGTCAAACGATTAATTTTAAGTAA
- a CDS encoding DNA translocase FtsK, translating to MSKRKKRQRKSKNRDEWKRTVTFEVIGLLLLALSCIAIAKLGMVGHAFVLVFRFFSGEWYMLMLLGLLILSCYIIWKRDLPTFFSRQLVGIYVIVMSILLINHEALFRTLSRGGGFANPSVIGNTWDFFWQEVNGEISTPELGGGMIGAVLFALFHLLFDATGARWIAMIFIVIGILLVTGKSLNDTVIKIVLGIFHFLKTQWLAFIDDMRGWREDSTKKKKQKKEEDKKKGKDKVEKEEEVIVLGEHETNGEEVLAPPIISSFNDREESLPYEEKKNTKEVATSTNTTAEKGNTGDLVPSPMAFTEVENKEYVLPSLDLLNKPITNHQTTEHENIYQNARKLEKTFASFGVKAKVTKVHLGPAVTKYEVYPDVGVKVSKIVNLSDDLALALAAKDIRIEAPIPGKSAIGIEVPNNEVAMVSLREVLDNKLADKPDSKLLIGLGRDISGDSVVAELNKMPHLLVAGATGSGKSVCINGIITSILVRAKPHEVKMMMIDPKMVELNMYNGVPHLLAPVVTDPKKASQALKKVVNEMERRYELFSHTGTRNIEGYNDYIKRHNQDEEAKQPSLPYIVVIVDELADLMMVASSDVEDCITRLAQMARAAGIHLIIATQRPSVDVITGVIKANIPSRIAFSVSSQTDSRTILDMGGAEKLLGRGDMLFLPVGASKPIRVQGAFLSDEEVERVVDFVIEQQKAQYQEEMIPQDVTEEVAEVDDELYDDAVQLILEMQSASVSMLQRRFRIGYTRAARLIDAMEVRGVVGPYEGSKPRNVLISNKNEDVGS from the coding sequence ATGTCAAAACGTAAAAAAAGACAACGTAAATCTAAGAACAGAGATGAATGGAAACGGACCGTTACCTTTGAAGTAATAGGGCTACTTTTATTGGCACTTTCCTGTATTGCAATTGCAAAGCTTGGGATGGTCGGACATGCATTTGTATTAGTTTTCCGATTTTTTAGTGGAGAATGGTACATGCTGATGCTTCTAGGCTTATTAATTCTTTCTTGTTACATTATTTGGAAAAGAGATCTACCTACCTTCTTTTCAAGACAACTAGTGGGAATATATGTGATTGTGATGTCTATATTATTGATTAATCATGAAGCACTATTTCGAACACTATCAAGAGGTGGTGGGTTTGCGAATCCATCGGTTATAGGGAACACTTGGGATTTTTTTTGGCAGGAAGTGAATGGAGAAATCAGCACCCCAGAGCTTGGAGGAGGAATGATTGGAGCCGTCCTTTTTGCATTATTTCATCTGCTTTTTGATGCAACGGGTGCTAGGTGGATTGCTATGATTTTCATCGTCATTGGAATTCTATTAGTGACTGGAAAATCGCTAAATGACACGGTAATTAAGATTGTGCTTGGAATCTTCCACTTTTTGAAAACGCAGTGGCTTGCTTTTATCGATGATATGAGAGGCTGGAGAGAAGATAGCACGAAAAAGAAAAAGCAAAAGAAAGAGGAAGACAAGAAAAAGGGTAAAGATAAAGTGGAAAAAGAAGAAGAGGTTATTGTTCTAGGAGAGCATGAGACAAATGGGGAAGAAGTATTGGCACCTCCCATTATATCTTCCTTTAATGACCGTGAAGAAAGTCTTCCATATGAAGAAAAGAAAAACACCAAAGAGGTTGCGACCTCTACCAATACAACAGCAGAAAAAGGCAATACAGGTGATTTAGTGCCAAGTCCAATGGCGTTTACGGAAGTGGAAAACAAGGAATATGTCTTACCATCTTTAGATTTATTAAACAAACCAATCACGAATCATCAAACAACTGAGCATGAAAATATTTATCAAAACGCAAGAAAATTGGAAAAAACCTTTGCAAGCTTTGGAGTAAAAGCAAAGGTAACTAAGGTTCACTTAGGACCAGCTGTAACAAAGTATGAAGTGTATCCGGATGTTGGAGTAAAGGTTAGTAAAATTGTTAATTTAAGTGATGATTTAGCACTTGCGCTCGCAGCAAAGGATATTCGAATTGAAGCGCCTATCCCTGGAAAATCCGCGATTGGTATTGAAGTGCCAAACAATGAAGTGGCGATGGTTTCTTTACGTGAGGTACTTGATAACAAACTCGCAGACAAGCCTGATTCTAAGCTATTAATTGGTCTTGGACGTGATATTTCAGGTGATTCTGTTGTAGCTGAACTAAATAAAATGCCACACTTACTTGTTGCAGGAGCAACAGGAAGCGGGAAAAGTGTTTGTATCAATGGGATCATCACGAGTATTTTAGTCCGGGCAAAGCCTCATGAAGTGAAAATGATGATGATAGATCCGAAAATGGTAGAACTGAATATGTACAATGGAGTGCCCCATTTATTAGCGCCTGTTGTGACAGATCCTAAAAAAGCATCACAAGCATTAAAAAAAGTCGTCAATGAAATGGAAAGACGTTATGAGCTTTTTTCTCACACAGGAACTAGAAATATCGAAGGCTACAATGATTACATCAAAAGACATAATCAGGATGAAGAAGCAAAACAGCCTTCTCTTCCTTATATCGTTGTGATTGTGGACGAGCTTGCAGACTTAATGATGGTAGCTTCTTCTGATGTGGAAGATTGTATCACCAGACTTGCTCAAATGGCCCGTGCTGCTGGCATCCACTTAATAATTGCTACACAACGACCATCTGTTGATGTTATTACTGGGGTTATCAAGGCAAATATTCCATCAAGAATCGCATTTAGTGTGTCTTCTCAAACGGATTCCAGAACCATTCTAGACATGGGTGGGGCAGAAAAACTTCTAGGCCGTGGGGATATGCTCTTTTTACCAGTCGGTGCGTCTAAACCTATTCGTGTACAGGGAGCATTCCTATCAGATGAAGAGGTAGAGCGAGTTGTGGACTTTGTTATTGAACAGCAAAAGGCTCAATACCAAGAGGAGATGATTCCGCAAGATGTGACCGAAGAAGTGGCAGAAGTGGATGATGAACTCTACGATGATGCTGTCCAGCTTATCCTAGAAATGCAATCAGCATCCGTATCCATGCTTCAACGTCGCTTCAGAATTGGGTATACTCGTGCAGCAAGACTCATAGATGCCATGGAAGTCAGAGGCGTAGTAGGCCCATATGAAGGAAGTAAACCACGTAATGTCCTTATTTCTAACAAAAACGAAGATGTAGGTTCATGA